A single genomic interval of Spinacia oleracea cultivar Varoflay chromosome 6, BTI_SOV_V1, whole genome shotgun sequence harbors:
- the LOC130463372 gene encoding uncharacterized protein produces MDHSRQKISEVTFNSGNLITSCSCKLFERLGILCKHAVCVLNARKITKIPEYYILDRWTKEATKRPIFDMHEGNEENLQQFLDNLRDFSKSLVEQGKCVPMKKTQEIELFVGPSASFNLNIQNPIQSKNKGKRHRIVGEKEAAIEQSQKPKRKCKACGAYDYHDSHQLRPAFTFLKSSCIPPYGFESFDSVRPESLKQLCCI; encoded by the exons ATGGACCATTCTCGGCAGAAGATAAGTGAGGTAACATTTAATTCTGGAAATCTCATTACATCATGTTCTTGCAAATTGTTTGAGAGATTGGGGATTTTATGTAAACATGCAGTATGTGTTTTAAATGCAAGAAAAATTACAAAGATTCCAGAGTACTACATTCTTGATCGATGGACAAAAGAGGCAACCAAAAGGCCAATTTTTGATATGCATG AGGGAAATGAGGAAAATTTGCAACAATTTCTCGATAATCTTAGAGATTTTAGTAAGAGTTTGGTAGAACAAGGAAAGTGTGTGCCAATGAAAAAAACTCAAGAGATTGAGCTTTTTGTTGGTCCTAGTGCGTCTTTTAACCTCAATATCCAAAATCCAATACAATCAAAGAATAAAGGCAAGAGACATAGAATAGTAGGAGAAAAGGAGGCAGCCATTGAGCAAAGTCAGAAACccaaaaggaaatgtaaagctTGTGGGGCATATGATTATCACGATAGTC ATCAGTTACGTCCTGCATTCACTTTTTTGAAGTCTTCATGTATCCCGCCTTATGGTTTTGAGTCTTTTGACAGTGTGAGACCTGAGAGTCTGAAACAATTATGTTGTATCTAG